Proteins encoded within one genomic window of Effusibacillus lacus:
- a CDS encoding WecB/TagA/CpsF family glycosyltransferase: MPKTVDNTFDILGVPFSTLSFAETINLLEDWMGGAVPRQVVTANPEIVMNAREDKEMERILQQADLVTPDGIGIVYAAKILGGPIRERVTGADILPPLFRKADREGWTVYLLGASPESNRLAQANLSRLYANLKLTGRDGFFREEEIPALLSDIRAAAPKLLLVGLGLGKQEKFIAKYLQDLQVPLAIGIGGCIDVYAGTVKRAPVLFRKLNIEWLYRLLKQPSRWRRQLALPKFALTVLLKRFGK, translated from the coding sequence ATGCCCAAAACCGTTGACAATACTTTTGATATTTTGGGGGTGCCCTTCAGCACCCTTTCTTTTGCGGAGACCATCAATCTGCTTGAAGACTGGATGGGAGGCGCTGTCCCCCGTCAAGTAGTGACGGCAAACCCGGAGATTGTGATGAATGCCCGGGAAGATAAAGAAATGGAGCGGATTCTGCAGCAGGCAGACCTGGTAACGCCGGATGGAATAGGGATCGTGTATGCGGCCAAGATCCTTGGCGGTCCCATAAGGGAACGGGTAACGGGGGCGGACATACTGCCCCCTTTGTTCCGGAAGGCCGACCGGGAGGGCTGGACGGTCTATCTCCTCGGGGCGAGTCCCGAATCAAACCGGTTGGCCCAAGCAAACCTGTCCCGCTTGTATGCCAATCTGAAACTCACCGGCAGAGACGGATTTTTCAGGGAGGAGGAGATTCCTGCCCTTCTGTCGGACATTCGTGCTGCTGCCCCGAAGCTTCTGCTCGTCGGGCTGGGACTTGGCAAACAGGAAAAGTTTATCGCGAAATACTTGCAAGATCTGCAAGTTCCCCTTGCAATCGGGATCGGCGGGTGTATCGATGTCTATGCGGGCACGGTGAAACGGGCGCCTGTCTTGTTCCGGAAGTTGAACATCGAATGGCTTTACCGGCTGCTTAAGCAGCCAAGCCGCTGGCGCAGGCAGTTGGCTCTTCCGAAGTTTGCCCTGACCGTTTTGCTCAAGCGTTTTGGGAAATAG
- a CDS encoding sensor histidine kinase encodes MSHPFDTRILDHAISSTLQAIHQGKHQIFEIAEASRKEYQTLERDVAGVQAQVYETAKEVDRLQTELLKSRHRLALVSRSFGMYTEVQMKEAYEEAQQLQTALLVVREREKQLRLRRDDLSQRLVKLGELVTKAESLVTQLSVALNYLSGEHQDIDAILESVEEKQYLGIRVIQAQEEERRRLAREIHDGPAQMMANVVLRSEIVEKVLDRDVDRVRVELRELKQMVRDSLSEVRQIIFDLRPMELDDLGLAPTLRRYLAKFQEKHGIQTDFILLGKEKRLQGPLEVAVFRSVQEALSNIRKHAEATLATVRLEMRETEIVVHIADNGKGFDTKKARGKLVEKGHYGLLGIKERIQLLGGRVQFRSKIGEGTKVIITLPISHQGGKANEPSESD; translated from the coding sequence GTGTCCCATCCATTCGACACCCGGATCCTCGACCATGCAATCTCGTCCACATTGCAGGCAATCCACCAGGGGAAGCACCAAATTTTCGAGATTGCCGAAGCTTCCCGCAAGGAGTACCAGACCCTGGAACGGGACGTTGCCGGTGTGCAGGCACAGGTATATGAGACGGCGAAAGAAGTCGACCGGCTGCAAACCGAATTGCTGAAATCCCGTCACCGGTTGGCGCTGGTCAGCAGAAGCTTTGGCATGTATACGGAAGTTCAGATGAAAGAGGCTTACGAAGAGGCACAACAACTGCAGACTGCGCTGCTGGTCGTCCGGGAAAGGGAAAAGCAGCTGCGCCTCAGACGTGACGATTTGTCCCAACGGCTGGTAAAATTAGGGGAATTGGTAACGAAAGCGGAAAGCCTGGTTACACAACTTAGCGTGGCTCTTAATTACCTGTCGGGAGAGCATCAGGACATTGACGCGATTCTCGAATCGGTTGAGGAAAAGCAATATCTCGGTATCCGGGTGATTCAGGCACAAGAGGAAGAACGCCGCCGGTTGGCGCGGGAGATTCATGACGGTCCGGCTCAGATGATGGCAAACGTGGTCTTGCGATCCGAAATTGTGGAGAAAGTTCTGGACCGGGATGTGGACAGAGTTCGTGTGGAGCTGCGCGAACTGAAGCAGATGGTTCGTGACAGTCTGTCGGAAGTCAGACAAATCATCTTTGACCTGCGACCCATGGAACTGGATGATTTGGGACTTGCCCCCACATTAAGACGCTATCTTGCAAAGTTTCAGGAAAAACATGGGATCCAGACCGATTTCATCCTGCTCGGGAAGGAAAAAAGGCTGCAGGGCCCTTTGGAAGTGGCGGTATTCCGTTCGGTGCAAGAAGCGCTTTCCAATATACGCAAGCATGCGGAAGCTACGCTTGCCACAGTGAGGCTTGAGATGAGAGAAACTGAAATTGTTGTCCATATTGCGGATAACGGAAAAGGGTTTGACACAAAGAAAGCAAGGGGCAAGCTGGTTGAGAAAGGGCATTACGGGTTGTTGGGGATTAAAGAGCGGATTCAACTGCTTGGGGGTCGGGTGCAATTCCGTTCAAAGATCGGAGAGGGAACCAAAGTGATCATTACTCTGCCGATATCTCATCAAGGAGGCAAAGCAAATGAGCCCTCAGAATCCGATTAA
- the csaB gene encoding polysaccharide pyruvyl transferase CsaB, translating into MPRILISGYYGFDNLGDDTVLFGIMSAIRKLRPDAELGVLSNQPKRTRELFGIPAYNRWSLPVITRELMRSDLLVMGGGSLLQDVSSPRSVIYYLGIVALAKLFGKPVVFYAQGIGPVNRPFSKKLIRQIVNKVDLITVRDDKSFDDLKKIGVHKPPIHVTADPALSIDTTLFPKENGREILKEFGVTFGNTGTASKPVAGIAIRNWNTSHPYKKVLAEACDRLSRRGWQVVFIPMQYPGDVRVSAEVISLMQEPAVLLDRQFSFRDISSIIANMQMIVGMRLHSLILAALYGIPFVPLSYDPKIDRFVHRLGLPQGERVTSVTVEGLNQQIEKVEQNLDKIKLQMAEPLNLLRREAEKSGEFAVKFLK; encoded by the coding sequence ATGCCGAGAATTCTCATATCCGGTTACTACGGATTTGACAATTTGGGAGATGACACGGTTTTGTTCGGCATCATGTCGGCTATCCGCAAGTTGCGTCCCGACGCCGAACTTGGTGTTCTTTCCAACCAACCGAAACGAACCCGGGAATTGTTCGGAATTCCCGCTTATAATCGTTGGAGCCTGCCAGTGATCACCCGCGAATTGATGCGTTCCGATCTCCTGGTCATGGGTGGAGGTTCCCTGCTGCAGGATGTCAGCAGTCCCCGAAGCGTGATCTACTATCTTGGCATTGTTGCGTTGGCCAAGCTGTTTGGAAAGCCTGTGGTGTTTTATGCACAGGGGATTGGTCCGGTTAACAGACCGTTTTCCAAAAAACTGATCCGGCAGATTGTCAACAAAGTGGATCTGATAACAGTTCGTGACGACAAGTCTTTCGACGATTTGAAAAAAATCGGCGTTCACAAACCGCCCATTCATGTTACGGCCGACCCGGCCTTGTCGATTGATACGACCCTTTTCCCAAAAGAAAACGGTCGCGAAATACTTAAAGAATTTGGCGTTACATTTGGTAATACCGGCACAGCTTCGAAACCGGTGGCGGGAATTGCCATCCGAAACTGGAATACCAGTCATCCCTACAAGAAAGTGCTGGCGGAGGCCTGTGACCGATTGTCCCGCCGCGGCTGGCAGGTAGTGTTTATCCCCATGCAATATCCGGGAGATGTCCGGGTATCCGCCGAAGTGATCTCCCTTATGCAGGAACCTGCGGTCCTTTTGGACAGGCAGTTCTCGTTCCGTGACATATCCAGCATCATTGCAAATATGCAGATGATCGTGGGGATGCGTTTGCATTCCCTGATTCTCGCTGCCCTGTATGGTATTCCCTTTGTGCCGCTGTCCTACGATCCGAAAATTGACCGGTTCGTTCACCGGCTGGGGTTGCCACAAGGAGAACGGGTTACCAGTGTCACCGTCGAGGGGTTGAACCAACAGATCGAGAAGGTGGAGCAAAACCTGGACAAGATCAAACTGCAAATGGCGGAGCCGTTGAACCTTTTGCGCCGGGAAGCGGAAAAAAGCGGCGAATTCGCAGTGAAATTCCTGAAATAG
- a CDS encoding twin-arginine translocase TatA/TatE family subunit, with protein MIARLLIVPVNCSIPQKVSSLTLLESPYPPQPRDPSPEGSLGLFAVFTHSLQKLPELGRVFGRTIKEFKDSTRNLLLDDPEPEKKVS; from the coding sequence ATGATCGCCAGGCTGCTGATTGTTCCGGTGAATTGCTCAATCCCACAAAAGGTTTCCTCATTGACCCTTTTGGAATCCCCCTACCCCCCACAACCAAGAGATCCCTCTCCTGAGGGATCTCTTGGTCTGTTTGCCGTTTTTACACATAGTTTACAAAAGCTGCCGGAATTGGGGCGTGTCTTCGGCAGAACCATTAAGGAGTTTAAGGATTCGACCCGCAATCTGCTGCTTGATGACCCCGAACCGGAAAAGAAAGTGTCCTGA
- a CDS encoding phosphatase PAP2 family protein has protein sequence MQKMTDWVRGGDITTFFWVNHSLRSSLLDKIMPCITHFGGAVWSILLALALLLFGNSFLMKTGVHMALSLLISHLVVSVCKKVYPRRRPYQALEDVCTGRKLLCDASFPSGHSTAAFSMATVLTIAFPAFTAVFYGVAVLVALSRVYLGLHYPTDIAIGAMLGTVTALVIA, from the coding sequence ATGCAGAAAATGACCGATTGGGTACGGGGCGGAGACATCACGACATTTTTCTGGGTGAACCATAGTTTGAGATCCTCGCTGCTGGACAAAATAATGCCATGCATCACCCACTTCGGAGGGGCGGTCTGGAGCATTCTGCTGGCACTGGCTTTGCTGCTCTTCGGCAATTCGTTCCTGATGAAGACGGGCGTTCATATGGCTTTGAGTTTGTTGATCAGTCATCTGGTTGTCAGCGTGTGCAAGAAAGTATATCCGCGGCGAAGGCCTTATCAGGCCCTTGAAGATGTATGCACCGGGCGCAAGTTGCTCTGTGACGCGTCATTTCCTTCCGGACACTCGACGGCCGCTTTTTCCATGGCGACCGTGTTGACAATTGCATTTCCCGCTTTTACGGCTGTGTTCTACGGTGTGGCCGTACTCGTGGCTTTATCCCGGGTATATCTCGGTTTGCATTATCCGACTGACATTGCCATCGGTGCAATGCTTGGTACCGTTACCGCATTGGTGATAGCTTAA
- a CDS encoding polysaccharide deacetylase family protein, which produces MKALWTFLFCGVLLTITACTPAANQTFAPPAQELPQPAAATPPGQYNAGIPHDQYNAETEPSQHNAANASGTAGSAASSENTQVAAKIPILMYHSISETPKHDLRVPPRLFEQQLQHLKEAGYQTLSFKELEDWTAGKPLPAKPVVITLDDGYRDNYTAAFPILKKLNMKATVFMTIDHLDQETNLTAQMIKEMHESGFVEFGSHALTHVRLTEHKDNDRLRAEIVQSKYELEKLTGTPVTSFCYPYGAYNEQALAYVKEAGYKFAVAMDEGVAELSQGVYTLLRIYIPSSMTMDQFKKKFP; this is translated from the coding sequence TTGAAAGCATTATGGACTTTCCTCTTCTGCGGGGTACTTCTGACCATCACTGCCTGCACCCCTGCTGCAAACCAGACATTTGCACCCCCCGCACAAGAACTGCCACAGCCTGCTGCCGCAACACCACCCGGTCAGTATAATGCCGGAATTCCACACGATCAGTATAATGCTGAAACTGAACCCAGTCAGCATAATGCCGCCAATGCCTCAGGAACAGCCGGTTCTGCAGCAAGCTCAGAGAACACACAAGTCGCCGCAAAAATCCCAATCCTGATGTACCACTCCATCTCCGAAACTCCAAAGCATGATCTGCGGGTCCCGCCCCGGCTGTTTGAACAGCAGCTGCAGCATCTGAAAGAGGCGGGCTACCAGACCCTTTCCTTCAAAGAACTGGAAGACTGGACTGCAGGCAAACCCTTGCCCGCAAAGCCGGTCGTCATCACATTGGACGACGGATACAGAGACAATTACACCGCCGCTTTCCCGATTCTGAAGAAACTGAACATGAAAGCCACCGTCTTTATGACCATTGACCATCTGGATCAGGAGACCAATCTGACGGCTCAGATGATTAAAGAGATGCATGAAAGCGGTTTCGTCGAATTCGGTTCCCACGCCCTGACCCATGTACGGCTGACGGAGCACAAAGACAACGACAGGCTTCGTGCGGAAATAGTCCAGTCCAAATATGAACTGGAAAAATTGACGGGCACTCCGGTCACTTCCTTTTGTTATCCATACGGGGCGTACAACGAGCAGGCGCTGGCTTATGTAAAAGAAGCAGGATACAAATTTGCCGTTGCGATGGACGAAGGTGTTGCGGAGCTTTCCCAGGGCGTGTACACCCTGCTGCGAATCTACATACCCAGTTCCATGACGATGGACCAATTCAAGAAGAAGTTCCCATAG
- a CDS encoding alpha/beta-type small acid-soluble spore protein, producing MALGAGRKGNQLVPEAHKALDDMKYEIAAELGLPVYQGSEDYWGHIQTRDAGAVGGKMVQRLVAFSQKQLASEIK from the coding sequence GTGGCATTAGGAGCAGGCCGGAAAGGAAACCAACTGGTTCCTGAAGCACACAAGGCGCTGGATGACATGAAGTATGAAATCGCCGCCGAGCTTGGGCTGCCGGTATACCAAGGCAGTGAAGACTATTGGGGACATATCCAAACCCGCGACGCGGGAGCGGTCGGCGGAAAAATGGTGCAGCGACTGGTGGCGTTCTCCCAGAAACAGTTGGCAAGCGAAATTAAATAA
- the metK gene encoding methionine adenosyltransferase, translating into MSTRRYLFTSESVTEGHPDKICDQISDSVLDAILSKDPNARVACETSVTTGLVLVAGEITTNTYVDIPKVVRETIREIGYTRAKFGFDADTCAVITSIDEQSADIAMGVDKALEAREGKMTDEQIEAIGAGDQGLMFGFAVNETEELMPLPISLAHKLARRLSEVRKNGTLEYLRPDGKTQVTVEYEGNKPVRIDTIVISTQHSEDVSHEQIEKDMHEHVIKPVVPADLLNADTKYFINPTGRFVIGGPQGDAGLTGRKIIVDTYGGYARHGGGAFSGKDPTKVDRSAAYAARYVAKNIVAAGLADKCEVQLAYAIGVARPVSVMVDTFGTGKVEEEVIVRLVQENFDLRPAGIIKELDLRRPIYRQTAAYGHFGRTDLDLPWERTDKAAILKQKAGL; encoded by the coding sequence GTGTCAACACGTCGTTATCTGTTTACTTCGGAGTCCGTAACGGAAGGGCATCCGGATAAAATATGCGACCAAATTTCCGATTCGGTACTTGACGCCATTCTGTCCAAAGACCCGAACGCCCGCGTTGCTTGCGAAACTTCCGTAACAACCGGACTTGTTCTGGTTGCAGGCGAAATCACTACCAATACATATGTTGATATTCCAAAAGTCGTTCGGGAAACCATCCGGGAAATCGGGTACACCCGGGCAAAATTTGGTTTTGACGCTGACACCTGCGCAGTGATCACTTCCATCGACGAACAGTCCGCAGATATCGCCATGGGTGTCGATAAGGCACTGGAAGCCCGTGAAGGCAAAATGACCGACGAACAAATTGAGGCAATCGGAGCCGGCGACCAAGGTTTGATGTTTGGCTTTGCCGTAAACGAAACGGAAGAGTTGATGCCCCTGCCGATCTCGCTGGCTCACAAGCTGGCAAGACGTCTGAGCGAAGTGCGCAAGAACGGGACTTTGGAGTATCTCCGCCCAGACGGAAAGACCCAGGTGACCGTAGAGTATGAAGGGAACAAACCGGTGCGGATCGATACCATCGTCATCTCCACCCAGCATTCGGAAGACGTATCCCATGAACAAATTGAAAAGGACATGCATGAACATGTCATCAAACCGGTAGTGCCGGCTGACCTGCTGAATGCAGACACCAAATATTTCATCAACCCGACAGGCCGGTTCGTAATTGGCGGACCGCAAGGGGATGCGGGTCTTACCGGCCGCAAGATCATTGTCGACACCTACGGCGGATACGCTCGCCACGGCGGCGGCGCATTCTCCGGCAAAGATCCGACCAAGGTTGACCGTTCCGCTGCATACGCAGCGCGTTATGTGGCCAAAAACATTGTAGCTGCCGGTCTTGCCGACAAGTGTGAAGTACAGTTGGCCTATGCCATCGGGGTTGCCCGTCCGGTCTCCGTCATGGTTGACACCTTCGGCACAGGCAAAGTGGAAGAGGAAGTGATCGTTCGCCTGGTTCAGGAGAATTTTGACCTGCGTCCGGCAGGCATCATCAAGGAACTGGATCTCCGCCGTCCAATATACCGCCAAACGGCTGCTTACGGTCACTTTGGCCGCACCGACCTGGATCTGCCCTGGGAGCGGACCGACAAAGCGGCGATCCTCAAACAGAAGGCCGGGCTGTAG
- a CDS encoding MGDG synthase family glycosyltransferase, with protein MPHFVLLSESIGAGHDRAASAIEESLLTSFPDARVTRLNLLDTFRPLTAKVTRALYLETLARRPGWWGKWYEWQREKEMNGFSRLIVHRVLKKDVGSWLRRLAPDAVVCTHPLPACLIAEMKRKGLQVPLCTVITDFDMHGYWTHQGVDLYCVPAQPIANVLHKRLRYPAEVRVTGIPVSRSFLEALSGSETAEGIRPDSENRILIMGGGLGIGVTPMVESIADSCGACKITVVCGHNQTLQEELESRYGQNGNITIYGYTRQIARLMAQHHVLVTKPGGLTVSEALTMKLPMVLYTSIPGQEQRNGELMTRLGVAYSADTPDEAADLALYLAENKTVRETMIRRMETIRRPKAAEEIAEAVMEKALEHRGRHSRLRMIR; from the coding sequence ATGCCGCATTTCGTATTGTTGTCCGAATCGATTGGAGCGGGTCATGACCGGGCTGCCTCCGCGATTGAAGAATCGTTGCTGACATCCTTCCCGGATGCGCGGGTGACGAGACTGAACCTGCTGGATACGTTTCGCCCGCTCACGGCAAAAGTGACTCGCGCCTTGTATCTGGAAACACTGGCCCGGCGGCCGGGCTGGTGGGGGAAATGGTACGAGTGGCAGCGGGAGAAGGAAATGAACGGGTTCAGCCGCCTGATTGTTCACCGTGTGTTGAAAAAAGACGTAGGTTCCTGGTTGAGACGCCTGGCTCCTGATGCGGTTGTCTGCACGCACCCGCTCCCGGCGTGCCTGATCGCGGAAATGAAACGCAAGGGGCTGCAGGTTCCCTTGTGTACAGTCATTACCGATTTTGATATGCACGGATACTGGACACACCAAGGGGTGGATCTCTACTGCGTTCCTGCGCAACCAATCGCAAACGTTCTGCATAAGCGTCTCCGTTATCCCGCAGAAGTCCGGGTGACAGGGATTCCCGTATCCCGTTCGTTTCTGGAAGCGTTATCCGGTTCGGAAACCGCAGAGGGTATCAGACCGGATTCTGAAAACAGAATTCTGATTATGGGCGGAGGCTTGGGAATCGGCGTAACCCCAATGGTCGAGTCGATTGCCGATTCCTGCGGCGCTTGCAAGATCACTGTGGTTTGCGGCCACAATCAGACCCTGCAGGAAGAATTGGAGAGCCGGTACGGACAGAACGGCAACATTACTATATACGGGTACACTAGACAGATTGCCAGGCTGATGGCCCAACATCATGTGCTTGTTACCAAACCGGGCGGCTTGACCGTATCGGAAGCCCTGACCATGAAACTGCCGATGGTGCTGTATACTTCGATACCCGGACAGGAACAGCGAAACGGGGAGCTGATGACCCGGTTGGGAGTGGCTTATTCCGCGGATACACCGGACGAAGCGGCTGATCTGGCTCTTTATCTTGCGGAGAACAAGACGGTTCGGGAAACAATGATCAGACGCATGGAGACCATCCGTCGTCCGAAAGCTGCCGAGGAAATTGCGGAAGCTGTGATGGAGAAAGCGCTGGAACACCGTGGACGGCACTCCCGCCTGCGGATGATCCGGTAA
- a CDS encoding LCP family protein, with product MRFHNFLLLATMAGLLVTGSVAGSKGLNPIDGESGTGKNPAIEGEPGTGYGVDRPIENRPLVPRSQTRLRPKSFLILGIDTRTGESSRSDSILLAVLNPERPTVNVIPIPRDTYVHVPGHGPTKINHAFAYGGTPLVKRTVEEWLQTPIDHTVVVDFKGFEQLVDLLGGVRVNVEKKMDYDDPSDGTHIHLRAGDQVLNGKQALDYSRFRHDPEADTGRIRRQQQIVRALIHQGLTLDAVPKLFPILNILGDHVKTSISPTELLLWVRSFYGFDPGSIHTETVKGVNQVARSDGLWYFFVEKDEQERLQQLLNNWRES from the coding sequence ATGCGGTTTCACAACTTTCTTCTGCTGGCTACCATGGCAGGCCTTCTGGTGACCGGTTCTGTTGCAGGTTCTAAAGGTCTGAACCCTATCGATGGAGAATCGGGGACTGGAAAAAATCCGGCAATCGAAGGCGAGCCAGGGACAGGTTACGGTGTGGACCGGCCAATTGAAAACAGGCCATTGGTACCCAGAAGTCAGACCAGACTCCGCCCAAAATCGTTTCTCATCCTGGGCATTGATACCCGGACCGGCGAATCGTCCCGGTCGGATTCCATCCTGCTGGCCGTTCTCAATCCGGAGCGTCCCACCGTCAATGTAATTCCAATACCGCGCGATACTTATGTACATGTACCGGGCCACGGGCCCACCAAAATCAACCATGCCTTCGCTTATGGCGGCACGCCACTGGTCAAGAGGACGGTGGAAGAATGGCTGCAGACTCCCATTGACCATACGGTGGTGGTGGACTTTAAAGGATTTGAGCAGCTGGTCGATCTGTTGGGCGGCGTTCGGGTGAACGTGGAAAAGAAGATGGATTATGACGATCCGTCAGACGGAACTCACATCCATTTGCGCGCAGGAGATCAAGTGCTGAACGGAAAACAGGCGCTGGACTACTCCCGGTTCCGCCATGATCCGGAAGCCGATACGGGCAGAATCCGCAGGCAGCAGCAGATTGTCCGGGCGTTGATCCATCAAGGCCTGACCTTGGATGCTGTTCCCAAGCTTTTCCCCATTCTGAATATCCTCGGCGATCATGTGAAAACTTCGATTTCCCCGACGGAATTGCTATTGTGGGTACGATCCTTTTACGGGTTCGACCCGGGCAGCATTCATACGGAGACCGTCAAGGGGGTCAACCAGGTAGCCCGCAGCGACGGTTTGTGGTATTTTTTTGTGGAGAAGGACGAACAGGAACGACTGCAACAATTGTTGAATAATTGGCGGGAGTCATGA
- a CDS encoding glycosyltransferase: protein MLALLIWAFAVYGLIVGVTKLVRFFYRRSSPENRLTLVLLVQDGENYVEGLLRTICYRAFLSKKEMRIVLVDTGSRDTTREIIRRLEENDARIELVESSQEFDPELIRALWAETGTESPFLLIDLRGYKNNRKIIPYLAVIVEL, encoded by the coding sequence GTGCTGGCCCTTTTGATATGGGCTTTTGCCGTATACGGCTTGATTGTAGGGGTAACCAAACTGGTCCGTTTTTTCTATAGACGTTCCTCGCCAGAGAACCGCCTGACTTTGGTACTGTTGGTGCAGGACGGGGAGAATTACGTGGAGGGACTCCTTCGCACTATCTGCTACAGGGCGTTTCTGTCCAAAAAAGAGATGCGGATTGTGCTGGTGGATACCGGATCCCGGGATACGACCCGGGAAATCATAAGACGCCTGGAAGAAAATGACGCCAGAATCGAACTGGTGGAAAGCAGTCAGGAATTTGATCCGGAGCTGATACGGGCATTGTGGGCAGAAACAGGAACTGAGAGTCCGTTTCTCCTGATCGACCTGCGGGGATATAAAAATAACAGGAAAATAATCCCTTATTTGGCGGTAATTGTCGAATTATAA
- a CDS encoding response regulator transcription factor, which yields MSPQNPIKIVLADDHTLFRQGLRRIFELEEDFQIIGEATDGEQAVALAGTMTPSVILMDINMPERNGVEATRQIKEMYPAIKVLILSIHDDEAYIFEAIRAGANGYLLKDVESEVLVDAVRQVAGGTAFIHPQVTTKLINEFKRLSYKMGGGRVFQDEIATAVEQDTWQDLLTQREMEILRLMAEGKSNRNIGETLFISEKTVKNHVSSILGKLGVDDRTQAVITAARRGWVRL from the coding sequence ATGAGCCCTCAGAATCCGATTAAGATCGTTTTGGCGGACGATCACACGTTATTTCGCCAAGGATTGAGACGAATTTTTGAGCTGGAAGAAGATTTTCAAATTATAGGCGAAGCTACTGACGGCGAACAAGCCGTGGCTTTGGCCGGTACAATGACTCCGAGCGTAATCCTGATGGACATTAACATGCCGGAAAGAAACGGAGTCGAAGCAACAAGGCAGATCAAAGAGATGTACCCGGCAATTAAAGTTCTTATCTTATCCATTCATGACGACGAAGCCTACATCTTCGAAGCAATTCGTGCAGGAGCCAACGGGTATCTCCTGAAAGATGTCGAATCGGAAGTCCTGGTTGACGCGGTCCGACAGGTGGCCGGCGGAACGGCATTTATCCATCCTCAGGTTACAACGAAGCTGATCAATGAATTTAAACGGCTAAGCTACAAGATGGGTGGCGGCAGGGTGTTCCAGGATGAAATCGCAACTGCCGTGGAACAGGACACCTGGCAGGATTTGCTGACGCAAAGGGAAATGGAAATTCTGCGTTTAATGGCGGAAGGAAAAAGCAATCGGAACATTGGGGAAACCCTGTTTATCTCGGAGAAAACGGTGAAAAATCACGTTTCTTCCATACTGGGAAAACTCGGGGTTGATGACCGAACCCAAGCTGTTATTACAGCTGCCCGACGCGGGTGGGTCCGACTCTGA